The proteins below are encoded in one region of Lactuca sativa cultivar Salinas chromosome 3, Lsat_Salinas_v11, whole genome shotgun sequence:
- the LOC111920846 gene encoding short-chain dehydrogenase TIC 32, chloroplastic, producing MTWISICTGKSGFAASSTAEDVTKGVDGTGLTAIVTGATSGIGLETTRVLALRGVHVIMPVRNLESGKKVKESIVEKIPNAKLDVMELDISSMQSVRQFASQYRSKGYPLNILILNAGIMTPPFSLSKDNIELQFATNHVGNFLLTNLLLDTMKKTVKESGKEGRIVILSSEIHRMTYKEGIRFDKINDEKSYCAFSAYGQSKLANALHAKELTRRFQEEGVKITANAVHPGVIATNLARNGGFNAVFYGIFNRFLKNIPQGAATTCYVALHPQVKGVSGQYFADSNLSKASNYAQDPELANKLWDFSLRLTNSK from the exons ATGACATGGATTTCAATATGCACGGGAAAATCTGGATTTGCTGCGTCTTCTACAGCTGAAGATGTTACTAAAGGAGTTGATGGAACCGGCCTCACTGCCATTGTTACTG GAGCAACGAGTGGTATCGGATTAGAAACCACACGTGTGCTTGCCTTACGTGGGGTACATGTCATTATGCCAGTCAGAAACCTTGAATCTGGTAAAAAAGTGAAAGAAAGCATTGTTGAGAAAATCCCAAATGCAAAACTTGATGTGATGGAATTAGATATTAGCTCAATGCAATCTGTGCGGCAGTTTGCATCACAGTATCGTTCAAAGGGGTATCCTTTGAACATCTTAAT TCTGAATGCAGGGATTATGACTCCTCCCTTCTCTCTTAGCAAAGACAACATAGAATTGCAATTTGCAACCAACCATGTTG gTAACTTCCTTTTGACAAACTTATTGTTGGATACCATGAAAAAGACTGTGAAAGAAAGTGGGAAAGAAGGAAGAATTGTTATTCTTTCATCAGAGATTCATAGGATGACATACAAAGAAGGAATCAGGTTCGATAAGATCAATGATGAGAAGAG CTATTGCGCGTTCTCAGCTTATGGGCAATCAAAACTGGCTAATGCATTGCATGCAAAAGAACTCACAAGGAGGTTTCAGGAAGAAGGTGTGAAAATAACTGCAAATGCTGTGCACCCTGGAGTTATTGCCACCAACCTTGCACGCAATGGCGGTTTTAATG CTGTATTCTATGGTATATTCAACCGTTTCTTGAAGAACATCCCTCAG GGGGCTGCAACTACATGCTATGTGGCTCTGCATCCACAAGTAAAGGGCGTTAGTGGCCAGTATTTTGCGGACAGCAACTTGTCTAAAGCAAGCAACTATGCTCAAGACCCTGAACTCGCCAACAAACTCTGGGATTTCAGTTTGAGGTTGACGAATTCAAAGTAA
- the LOC111920847 gene encoding short-chain dehydrogenase TIC 32, chloroplastic: MTWISIFTGKSGFAASSTAEDVTKGVDGTGLTAIVTGATSGIGLETARVLALRGVHVVMPVRNMESGKKVKESIVEKIPNAKIDVMELDISSQESVRQFASQYCSKGYPLNILILNAGIMSPPFSLSKDNIELQFATNHVGNFLLTNLLLDTMKKTVKESGKEGRIAILSSEIHRMTYKEGIRFDKINDEKSYSAFSAYGQSKLANVLHAKELTRRFQEEGVKITANAVHPGVIATNLARNGGFNAFFYGVFNRILKNIPQGTATTCYVALNPQVEGVSGEYFADSNLGKASKHAQDAELAKKLWDFSMNLTKSN, encoded by the exons ATGACTTGGATTTCAATATTCACGGGAAAATCTGGATTTGCTGCTTCTTCTACAGCTGAAGATGTTACAAAAGGAGTCGATGGAACTGGCCTCACCGCTATTGTTACTG GAGCTACAAGTGGCATCGGATTAGAAACGGCACGTGTGCTTGCCTTACGTGGGGTGCATGTGGTTATGCCAGTCAGAAACATGGAATCTGGTAAAAAAGTGAAAGAAAGCATCGTCGAGAAAATCCCCAACGCAAAAATTGATGTGATGGAGTTAGATATCAGCTCACAGGAATCCGTTCGACAATTTGCATCACAGTATTGTTCAAAGGGGTATCCATTGAACATCTTGAT TCTGAATGCAGGGATCATGAGTCCTCCCTTCTCTCTTAGCAAAGACAACATAGAATTGCAATTTGCAACCAACCATGTTG GTAACTTCCTTTTGACAAACTTGTTGTTGGATACCATGAAAAAGACTGTGAAAGAAAGTGGGAAAGAAGGAAGAATCGCTATTCTTTCATCAGAGATCCACAGGATGACATACAAAGAAGGAATTAGGTTCGATAAAATCAATGATGAGAAGAG CTATAGCGCATTCTCAGCTTATGGGCAATCAAAACTTGCAAATGTATTGCATGCGAAAGAGCTGACAAGGAGGTTTCAGGAAGAAGGTGTGAAAATAACTGCAAATGCTGTGCACCCTGGAGTTATTGCCACCAACCTTGCACGCAATGGCGGTTTCAATG CTTTTTTCTATGGTGTATTCAACCGCATCTTGAAGAACATCCCACAGGGAACTGCAACTACATGCTATGTCGCCTTGAACCCACAAGTTGAGGGGGTTAGTGGTGAGTATTTTGCAGATAGCAACTTGGGTAAAGCAAGCAAACATGCTCAAGATGCAGAGCTCGCCAAGAAACTCTGGGATTTCAGTATGAATCTCACCAAATCCAActaa